The genomic window CGCGCGCGAGCTTCGCCCAGCGCGTGCCGAACACCGGGCGCGCGTACCAGATCGCGCCCACGGCCATGCTCGAGAGCGTCGCCAGCAGCACCGCCCAGTAGTTGATCTCGGGGACCATCTCGCCTCCTCATCGCGGGCCGACCGCGGGTCGTCGTCTCATCGCTGCGTCATCGCAGTGCGTGTCACCGCCGTGCGTCACCGGATGTCGCTGGGCGCGAGCGTACTCCCGGCGCCGCGCGGGTCTCGGGCAGCGCGCCGCACTCCGCACTGACGGGTCGCTCGGTACGGGCGTATCCCCGGTTCGTTCTGCCGCGCGCCGCGAGCGCCCGACTACATGCCGTCGAGGCGCTCGTGCAGCCGCACGCACGTGCGCCAGCTGCGCATCGTCATCCGCTCGAAGATCGGCATCGCCATCAGGCGCTGGATGCGGGTCTTGGTCGCGAGCACCGCCACGCGCGAGAAGTAGATCGCGCCCGGGCCCGCGGCCACGGCATCGACCCCGTCGCGCAGTTCCGGGAACTCCGACAAGGCCTCCTCCGCCGAGAGCGGGTGCTTGAGGAAGATGACGTCGCTCCGCAGGTCCGGCGATCCATGCCCGGCGGGCGCGGCGTCGATGGTGGCCGCGAACTCGTCCTTCGAGCGGATGACCACGAGCAGTGGGACACCCAACCTCCGCTCGAGCATCGCCTCGACCTCGGTCTCGAGCTCGCGCGGGCCCGCGTCGGCACGGAAGAGCACGTTGCCGCTCTGCAGGTAGGTGCTGACCTCGTCGTAGTCGGCGTCGCGGAAGGCGTCGATGAGCTCCGCCATCCGGACCGCGTTGCGGCCGCCGACGTTGATGCCCCGCACGAGCGCGACGCAGGCCGAACCGGTGCCCGCGGATCTCCCCGTCGTCGTTCGAGCACTGGCGCTCATGTGCTCATGGCTACCAGAACGCGCCGGATGCCGCGACCGGCAGCGCGTCCCGATCGGCCGGGTGTCGGCGGCCCGGCGTAGCCTCGGGCCCATGACGGCGCCCGAGCCCTTCACCCTCCACGTGCCCGACGAGGTGCTCGACGACCTGCGCGCCCGGCTCGACCGCACGCGCCTGCTCGACGACTCGCCGCGGACGCCGCCATCAGGCATGAACGCGGCCTACCTGCGCGAGCTCGTCGATTCCTGGAAGCACTGGGACTGGCGCTCGCGCGAGGCGTGGCTCAACCGGCACCCGCAGTTCACCGCGCAGATCGACGACGCGCGCGTGCACTTCGCGCACCTCCGCTCCGACCGGCCCGACGTGCCCGCGCTGCTCGTCATGCACGGGTGGCCCCACACGTTCGCGCTCCAGCTCGACCTCGCCGACCAGCTGCCCGACGTGCACGTGGTCGTCGCGAGCCTGCCGGGGTTCGCGTTCTCGTCGCCGTACGCCGACGGCCCGATGACCGAGCGCCGCCTCGCCGCCTCGCCGCCACGATGCACCGCCTCATGACCGAGGTGCTCGGCTACGAGCGCTACGTCACCTACGGCGAGGATGTCACCGCCAACGTCAGTGACCTCATCGCCGCGACCTACCCCGACCGCGTCGCCGGCATCGTCGTGACCCACTCGCACTTCCCGACCTACGCCGAGCGAGATGCGCTCACCGACCCCGAGGAGCAGGCGTTCTTCGCGGCCCTTGCGGAGAAGCACGAGATGGATGGCGCGTACGGCCACGTGCAGTCGACCCGGCCCGACACGCTCGCGGTCGCCCTCAACGATTCCCCCGCTGGGCTGCTCGCATGGATCACCGAGAAGCTCGTCGAGTGGAGCGACACCCCGCCCGGCGACCCGAAGGCCGTCGAGCGCCGCATCTCGCGCGACCGCGTCCTCACCGAGGCGATGATCTACTGGGCCACGCAGACGATCCAGTCGTCGTTCCGGCCGTATCACGAGGGTGCCGACGCGCCCGACCCGATCCCGCCGGTCGACGTGCCCGCCGCGGTGTGGATCCAGCGGCACGAGGGCACCTACCCCGAGTCGCTCGCCAGGTCGTTCTACCGCGACCTGCGCTGGTTCGACCGCCTCGAGCAGGGCGGGCACTTCGCCGCCGCTGAGGTGCCCGAGGAACTGGCGGGCCGGATGCGTCGGTTCCTCGCCATGCTCGACTGAGACACTCCGCGCCGGACCGAGACGACCTCGCGAACATCCTTCGGGCACGATGTCGAGAATCCACGCCCGGCTCCGTCCCAGACGTGAACGCCCCGATCCGACCACAATGGCCGGAGGGCACGAGGAGGACATGATGGCGAAGTACCTGCTGCTGAAGCACTACCGCGGAGCGCCCGAGGCGGTCAACGACGTCCCGATCGAGCAGTGGACGCCCGAGGAGTTCGAGGCGCACATGCAGTACATGCGCGACTTCATGAAGCGACTCGAGGGCAGCGGCGAGTTCGTCGACGCCGACGCGCTGGCGCCGAAGGGCGAGTGGGTCCGGTACGACGGTCCCGGCCGCCCGCCCGTCACCGACGGCCCGTTCGCCGAGACGAAGGACCTGATCGCCGGGTGGATGATCATCGACGTCGACTCGCATGAGCGCGCGGTCGAGTTGGCCGGCGAGCTGTCGGCCGCGCCCGGCGCGGGCGGCCGCCCGATCCACGAGTGGCTCGAGCTGCGGCCGTTCCTCGCCGACGAGGCGCCCGCCGTCACGGAGTGACGCGGGTGGACGACGCGCTGCTGCGCAGCCTCATCCCCGAGGTCATCGCCATCCTCTGCCGCCGGGGAGCCGACTTCGCGGCGGCGGAGGATGCCGTGCAGGATGCGCTCGTCGAGGCCCTTCGCGTCTGGCCCGCCGATCCGCCGAGGGATCCGAAGGGCTGGCTCGTCGCGGTCGCCTGGCGGAGGTTCATCGATGCCGCGCGCGCCGAGGCATCCCGCCGGCACCGCGAGGAGCTCGTCGACCGCGAGCCGGCGCCCGGCCCGGTGACCACGACGGATGACACGCTGCAGCTGTACTTCCTGTGCGCCCACCCGTCGCTCACGCCGGCGTCGGCCGTCGCGCTCACGCTCCGCGCGGTCGGCGGGCTCACCACGCAGCAGATCGCCCGCGCCTATCTCGTGCCCGAGGCGACGATGGCCCAGCGCATCAGCCGGGCCAAGCGCACGATCGCGGGTGTGCGCCTCACCGCGCCGGGCGACCTCGCGACGGTGTTGCGCGTGCTCTACCTCGTCTTCAACGAGGGCTACTCGGGCGAGGTCGACCTCGCGGTCGAGGCGATCCGGCTCACGCGCCAGCTCGCCGGCATGACGACGGACGAGGAGGTCGCGGGCCTGCTCGCGCTCATGCTGCTCCACCACGCCCGACGCGCGGCGCGCACCAGCCCGGACGGACGGCTCGTGCCGCTCGCCGAGCAGGACCGCAGCCTCTGGGACACGCGACTGATCGCCGAGGGCGTCGACGTGCTGCAGGCCGCCCTCGCCCGCGACCGCCTCGGCGAGTACCAGGCCCAGGCCGCGATCGCCGCGCTGCACGCCGACGCCCTCACCGCCGACGAGACCGACTGGGTGCAGATCGTCGAGTGGTACGACGAGCTCGTGCGCCTGACCGACAGCCCGGTGGTGCGCCTGAACCGGGCCGTCGCGGTGGGCCAGGCGGATGGCGCGCGCGCGGGCCTCGCGGCACTCGCCGAGCTCGACCCCGCCCTCCCCCGCCACGCCGCCGCCGCGGCGTACCTGCACGAGCGCGACGGCGACCTGGTCACGGCGGCGCGCCTCTACGCGGAGGCCGCGAGCGCAGCGGCGAACGTTCCCGAGCGCGACCACCTCACGCGTGAGGCGGCGCGCCTGAACGCGCAGCTGCGCGCGCGCAGCTGAGCACGGGCGTCGCCGCCCCGCCGGCCCTGCCCGCCCCGTCGGGCGGCCGCGCTCGCTCGCGCGGGAGACTCAGTCCCCCTTCACGTTCACGATCTGCCGCAGCACGTGGCGCACCTGCACGAGCTCTGCCGAGTCGGCCATCACCCGATCGATCGGCTTGTACGCCTGCGGGATCTCGTCGACGAGCGCCTCGGTGTCACGGAACTCGATCCCCGCCATCGCGGCACGCAGCTGCTCGTGCGTGAACGTCGCACGCGCCCGGGTGCGCGAGTGGTGTCGGCCCGCACCGTGCGGTGCGGAGTTCAGCGACATCCGGTTGCCGAGCCCCTCGACCACGTACGAGGCCGTGCCCATCGAGCCGGGGATGACGCCCGGCCGCCCGCGGTCGGCCATGATCGCGCCCTTCCGCGAGACCCACACTCGCATCGCAGGATCGAGCGAATGCATGCGTAATGCATGCACCGAGCGGTACCGTAGGGAGATGCCGGTGAACATCACGATCAGGTCGGTCCCCGACGAGGTGCGCGACGAGTTGGCCGCGCGCGCGAGACGCTCGGGCCGCTCGCTGCAGGAGTACCTGGTGAACGAGCTCCGACGGATCGCCGCGAGCCCCTCGGCAGACGATGCGTTGGCCGCGATCCGACAGCATGCGCGCTCGTACCCTCCGATCTCCACCGACGACATCCTCACTGCGCGCGATGCCGACCGACGATAGGCCGGGCGGACCCGGCAGGGAGACCGGTCGAATCTCGACGGGTGCATCGATGCCGCGCCTGGTCGTCGTGGATGCGTCCTCGA from Agromyces aurantiacus includes these protein-coding regions:
- a CDS encoding FitA-like ribbon-helix-helix domain-containing protein, translated to MPVNITIRSVPDEVRDELAARARRSGRSLQEYLVNELRRIAASPSADDALAAIRQHARSYPPISTDDILTARDADRR
- a CDS encoding RtcB family protein, whose translation is MFTGISLRYRSVHALRMHSLDPAMRVWVSRKGAIMADRGRPGVIPGSMGTASYVVEGLGNRMSLNSAPHGAGRHHSRTRARATFTHEQLRAAMAGIEFRDTEALVDEIPQAYKPIDRVMADSAELVQVRHVLRQIVNVKGD
- a CDS encoding DUF1697 domain-containing protein, with the translated sequence MSASARTTTGRSAGTGSACVALVRGINVGGRNAVRMAELIDAFRDADYDEVSTYLQSGNVLFRADAGPRELETEVEAMLERRLGVPLLVVIRSKDEFAATIDAAPAGHGSPDLRSDVIFLKHPLSAEEALSEFPELRDGVDAVAAGPGAIYFSRVAVLATKTRIQRLMAMPIFERMTMRSWRTCVRLHERLDGM
- a CDS encoding YciI family protein, translating into MAKYLLLKHYRGAPEAVNDVPIEQWTPEEFEAHMQYMRDFMKRLEGSGEFVDADALAPKGEWVRYDGPGRPPVTDGPFAETKDLIAGWMIIDVDSHERAVELAGELSAAPGAGGRPIHEWLELRPFLADEAPAVTE
- a CDS encoding RNA polymerase sigma factor, which codes for MDDALLRSLIPEVIAILCRRGADFAAAEDAVQDALVEALRVWPADPPRDPKGWLVAVAWRRFIDAARAEASRRHREELVDREPAPGPVTTTDDTLQLYFLCAHPSLTPASAVALTLRAVGGLTTQQIARAYLVPEATMAQRISRAKRTIAGVRLTAPGDLATVLRVLYLVFNEGYSGEVDLAVEAIRLTRQLAGMTTDEEVAGLLALMLLHHARRAARTSPDGRLVPLAEQDRSLWDTRLIAEGVDVLQAALARDRLGEYQAQAAIAALHADALTADETDWVQIVEWYDELVRLTDSPVVRLNRAVAVGQADGARAGLAALAELDPALPRHAAAAAYLHERDGDLVTAARLYAEAASAAANVPERDHLTREAARLNAQLRARS
- a CDS encoding epoxide hydrolase N-terminal domain-containing protein, translating into MTAPEPFTLHVPDEVLDDLRARLDRTRLLDDSPRTPPSGMNAAYLRELVDSWKHWDWRSREAWLNRHPQFTAQIDDARVHFAHLRSDRPDVPALLVMHGWPHTFALQLDLADQLPDVHVVVASLPGFAFSSPYADGPMTERRLAASPPRCTAS